A genomic segment from Anopheles maculipalpis chromosome X, idAnoMacuDA_375_x, whole genome shotgun sequence encodes:
- the LOC126563668 gene encoding regulator of telomere elongation helicase 1 homolog produces the protein MPECIINGVPVNFPFEPYPLQKNYMAKVIECLQNKSNGVLESPTGTGKTLSLLCSSLAWLMHMKAKLPKFQLSSSATLDTLQLPELSNAKNSMLDPEQSLAQQEQRRDAKIKIIYASRTHSQLSQAMQELKNTSYLGVRSIILGSRDQLCIHGEISKQDSNAIKTMMCREEVKARNCSFYNRVEWAKDRTEVTVLPVLDIEDLVTVGRKMKACPYYLAKELVEQADVIFMPYNYLLDPKARKSNGLTLQNTVIILDEAHNVEKLCEEIGSAQLRSSEIAVAIEDTSTVIKALMDEGGSAAMSEDKPFDFTLDDLVLLKEILLNVEKAVDEIPVMFSQGGNTQPGTYVFELLEKANIKLGNVNVILQLLNSLVTYLTTTMSNKFVRRGAGLQALADFLEVVFAGNSPEYRQSVERCFRVHIELEETKQSTKGNVKRADGWTATKQNVPKPATKSTSKVINFWCFNPGFGMRQLLDSGTRSIILTSGTLAPLKPFISELNMPVAVCLENPHIIDRSQVYVKVISHGPDRMELNSCFKNRSDPRYISSLGRTALSLSPLIPGGLLIFFPSYPLMQKCSDEWQAAGIWAQINRIKPIFIEPRGKDAFLATMADYYAKVREPGGRGAIFMAVCRGKVSEGLDFADGNGRAVMITGLPFPPMMDARVVLKKQYLDTNRTRENELISGNDWYALEASRAVNQAIGRVIRHKNDFGAILLCDSRFQNLRQQSQLSAWIHGHLRDGEPNGGSTFKFGTVIGEMARFFRNMAKVEVQAKVRDVCAIKQEYDPCCNTIKHDPDASSSGLVTMYKRERKESNESRPSSSSSEVDMITRKKRKIVLVPNKAVKYEPNDGDGENQPSNLTQDEDSPRASELGALSIKSEPDLTVDLADGGERIAPDNRVDFLRVVKCSLNVNDYKTFLQALALYNQNRDIHHFIERICVCFRNPQLWYLLKAMRRFVRSEHKDLFDARMEKLTANG, from the exons ATGCCGGAATGCATAATAAACGGCGTGCCGGTGAACTTTCCGTTCGAACCGTACCCGTTGCAGAAAAACTACATGGCCAAGGTAATCGAGTGTCTGCAGAATAAAAGTAATGGCGTGCTCGAATCACCGACCGGGACGGGTAAAACTCTCAGTCTGCTGTGCTCGTCTCTGGCGTGGTTGATGCACATGAAGGCCAAG TTACCAAAGTTCCAGCTTTCCTCCAGCGCTACACTCGATACGCTGCAGCTGCCCGAGCTAAGCAACGCCAAAAACAGCATGCTCGACCCGGAACAATCACTCGCCCAGCAGGAACAGCGGCgtgatgcaaaaataaaaattatctaCGCTTCCCGCACCCACTCGCAGCTATCCCAGGCAATGCAGGAGCTTAAAAACACCAGCTATCTGGGTGTACGGTCTATCATACTCGGTTCCCGCGATCAGCTGTGCATACATGGGGAAATTTCCAAGCAGGATAGCAACGCCATCAAGACGATGATGTGTCGGGAGGAAGTAAAGGCACGCAACTGCTCCTTTTACAACCGTGTCGAGTGGGCAAAGGATCGTACGGAGGTTACCGTGTTGCCGGTGCTGGACATTGAAGATCTCGTCACGGTAGGGCGGAAAATGAAAGCCTGTCCGTACTATCTAGCGAAGGAGCTGGTAGAGCAGGCGGACGTTATCTTTATGCCGTACAACTATCTGCTCGATCCGAAGGCACGCAAATCGAACGGCTTGACGCTACAGAATACGGTCATCATACTGGATGAAGCACACAACGTGGAGAAGCTGTGCGAGGAGATCGGTTCCGCTCAGCTTCGGTCATCGGAGATTGCGGTTGCGATCGAGGACACGTCCACCGTTATTAAGGCGCTCATGGATGAGGGTGGTTCGGCCGCAATGAGCGAGGACAAACCGTTCGACTTTACGCTGGACGATCTGGTACTGTTGAAGGAAATTCTACTCAACGTGGAGAAGGCGGTGGATGAGATACCGGTAATGTTCTCGCAGGGTGGTAACACCCAACCGGGCACGTACGTGTTTGAGCTGCTGGAGAAAGCGAAT ATAAAGCTCGGTAATGTGAATGTAATTTTACAACTGCTCAACTCACTAGTCACCTACCTTACTACAACCATGTCGAACAAATTCGTGCGCCGTGGTGCTGGCTTACAAGCGCTGGCCGATTTCCTGGAGGTTGTGTTTGCCGGTAACAGTCCAGAGTACCGGCAATCGGTCGAACGATGCTTTCGCGTGCATATTGAGCTGGAGGAAACGAAACAGTCCACCAAAGGGAACGTAAAGCGTGCGGACGGTTGGACGGCAACGAAGCAAAACGTCCCAAAGCCGGCTACAAAATCCACCTCGAAGGTCATCAATTTTTGGTGCTTTAATCCGGGATTCGGTATGCGGCAGCTGCTGGATAGTGGGACGCGTAGCATCATCCTTACCAGTGGTACACTCGCACCGCTGAAACCGTTCATCAGCGAGCTGAATATGCCGGTTGCGGTGTGCCTGGAGAATCCACACATCATCGACCGGAGCCAGGTGTACGTGAAGGTAATATCGCACGGTCCGGACCGGATGGAGCTAAACTCATGCTTTAAGAATCGGTCCGACCCGCGGTACATTTCGTCGCTCGGCCGTACCGCACTGTCCCTGTCCCCGCTCATACCGGGCGGGTtgcttattttctttccctcctaTCCGTTGATGCAGAAATGCTCGGATGAGTGGCAAGCGGCAGGTATCTGGGCGCAGATAAATCGCATCAAACCGATCTTTATTGAACCGCGCGGCAAGGATGCGTTCCTCGCGACCATGGCCGATTACTACGCGAAGGTGCGCGAACCGGGTGGCCGTGGTGCAATCTTTATGGCGGTTTGTCGCGGCAAGGTGTCGGAGGGGCTCGATTTTGCGGATGGTAATGGACGGGCGGTCATGATTACCGGGCTACCCTTTCCACCGATGATGGATGCCCGGGTGGTGCTGAAGAAGCAGTACCTCGATACGAACCGAACGCGCGAAAATGAGCTCATCTCCGGCAATGATTGGTACGCGCTGGAAGCGTCACGTGCCGTAAATCAGGCGATCGGGCGAGTGATACGCCATAAGAACGATTTTGGTGCGATTTTGCTGTGCGATTCGAGGTTTCAAAACCTTCGCCAACAGTCACAGCTGTCCGCGTGGATCCATGGCCATTTGCGAGACGGTGAGCCGAACGGGGGATCCACGTTCAAGTTCGGCACGGTGATCGGTGAAATGGCGCGCTTTTTCCGCAACATGGCAAAAGTTGAAGTACAGGCGAAGGTGCGGGATGTGTGCGCAATTAAGCAAGAGTACGATCCGTGCTGCAACACGATCAAGCATGATCCGGACGCTAGTAGTAGCGGGCTAGTTACGATGTACAAGCGCGAACGTAAGGAAAGCAACGAATCGCGTccctcatcctcatcctccGAAGTCGATATGATAACGcgcaaaaaacggaaaattgtGCTCGTACCGAACAAAGCGGTTAAATACGAACCGAACGATGGCGATGGTGAGAATCAACCATCCAACCTCACGCAGGACGAGGACTCGCCGCGCGCTAGCGAATTGGGTGCCTTGTCCATAAAATCGGAGCCGGATTTAACAGTCGATCTGGCAGATGGCGGTGAGCGGATCGCACCGGACAATCGGGTCGATTTTCTGCGCGTTGTGAAATGTTCACTCAATGTTAACGATTACAAAACATTCCTTCAGGCGCTAGCGTTGTACAACCAGAATCGTGATATACACCACTTTATCGAGCGgatttgcgtttgttttcgtAATCCCCAGTTGTGGTATTTGTTGAAGG CGATGCGACGATTTGTTCGATCGGAACATAAGGACCTGTTCGATGCACGTATGGAGAAACTCACAGCAAACGGTTGA
- the LOC126559349 gene encoding uncharacterized protein CG5902-like has protein sequence MSSSCCGTKKQKLNGNYASANGYCSSTNNMGGRVTNGVAEGSQNNHSYYGRGSGSNAGQQQHQQPQQHQQSSSSSSSSSSSSSTAGYNGYLMNGHGNHLSQGGQPSMIGSMPEMCFYCFEVLYRELHNLEEPRTPCFTNDPYPLFVTWKIGKDKRLRGCIGTFSAMRLHSGLREYAITSALRDSRFSPITRDEIQRLTVSVSILQGFEEARGYLDWTLGIHGIRIEFYNERGSKRTATYLPQVATEQGWDQTQTIDSLLRKGGYRAQITPETRRSIKLTRYTSQECQMSYNEYRDLLEKQSHYHGQLCKMQC, from the exons ATGTCGTCCAGCTGCTGCggtacaaagaaacaaaagcttaACGGTAACTACGCCTCTGCCAACGGATACTGTTCGTCCACCAACAACATGGGCGGAAGGGTAACCAACGGTGTCGCGGAAGGTTCGCAGAACAATCACAGCTACTACGGCCGCGGCTCGGGGAGTAACGCTggtcaacagcaacaccaacaaccacagcagcatcaacagtcatcctcctcctcatcgtcgtcgtcgtcctcgtcttcgacgGCGGGCTACAATGGCTATCTCATGAACGGCCACGGCAACCATCTGTCTCAGGGTGGGCAACCTTCGATGATCGGGTCGATGCCGGAGATGTGCTTCTACTGCTTTGAGGTGCTGTACCGCGAGCTGCACAACTTAGAGGAACCACGCACACCATGCTTTACCAACGATCCATA TCCACTGTTTGTGACCTGGAAAATTGGCAAGGATAAACGGCTGCGGGGCTGTATCGGTACCTTTAGCGCAATGCGTTTACATTCAG GACTTCGAGAGTATGCAATAACAAGTGCTTTAAGAGACTCCCGTTTCTCGCCAATCACCCGTGATGAGATCCAAAGACTGACCGTCTCGGTGTCAATCCTGCAAGGCTTCGAGGAGGCACGTGGTTACCTGGACTGGACGCTCGGCATACACGGCATCCGGATTGAGTTCTACAACGAGCGTGGCTCCAAACGCACCGCGACCTACTTGCCACAGGTTGCTACGGAGCAAG GCTGGGACCAAACGCAGACGATCGATTCGCTGCTCCGGAAGGGCGGGTACCGTGCCCAGATCACACCGGAGACGCGCCGCTCGATCAAACTAACCCGCTACACCTCACAGGAGTGTCAAATGTCATACAACGAGTATCGCGATCTGCTCGAGAAACAATCTCACTACCACGGCCAGCTGTGTAAGATGCAATGctaa
- the LOC126563680 gene encoding NADH dehydrogenase (ubiquinone) complex I, assembly factor 6 homolog, giving the protein MLCYRTIFKATSCGALKRLASNDAASQNVCLNLVRNHDKENFLCTLLLKNPERRSAFAVRAFNVEVAKVSEKVSAGNVGVMPLKFWENTLNTLYRTDGTNIPDHPVIHELRGAIAEHKLSKMYLQRLVSARANSNLNFLTVKQLEDYAEHTVSSVLYLLLEVHGKRNVHCDHAASHLGKAQGIVNLLRSIPYQTRRNAVPIPQELLMAQGVNQERMVRNRADDKGVEEVTFSLASVAFRHLETAKGLLKTVPRTVKPIFLPAVTIERYLQRLRLANFHLTDPTVMRTDSLLPLVLYWRKLLGNY; this is encoded by the exons ATGTTGTGCTACCGGACTATCTTTAAAGCTACATCCTGCGGAGCTTTAAAGCGACTAGCATCCAACGATGCAGCATCACAGAACGTTTGCCTAAACCTTGTCAG aaaTCATGACAAGGAAAACTTTCTCTGCACACTGCTGCTCAAGAATCCCGAGCGTCGCAGTGCGTTCGCTGTGCGTGCGTTCAACGTGGAGGTGGCGAAGGTTAGCGAGAAGGTGTCGGCCGGCAATGTCGGTGTGATGCCGCTTAAGTTTTGGGAAAATACGCTCAACACGCTGTACCGGACCGATGGTACGAATATACCGGACCATCCCGTCATACACGAGTTGCGGGGAGCCATTGCTGAACACAAGCTGTCGAAAATGTACCTGCAACGGTTGGTTAGCGCCCGGGCCAACTCGAATTTGAACTTTCTCACGGTAAAGCAGCTGGAGGATTATGCCGAACATACGGTATCGAGCGTGCTGTATCTACTGCTAGAGGTGCACGGTAAGCGGAACGTGCACTGCGACCATGCCGCATCCCACCTGGGCAAGGCGCAAGGTATCGTGAACTTGCTGCGCTCGATCCCGTACCAAACGCGCCGCAATGCGGTCCCAATCCCGCAGGAACTGCTAATGGCACAGGGCGTCAATCAGGAGCGGATGGTGCGCAACCGGGCGGACGATAAGGGCGTGGAAGAGGTGACGTTCAGTTTGGCTAGCGTGGCCTTTCGCCATCTTGAAACGGCCAAGGGCTTGCTGAAGACGGTGCCACGCACGGTTAAACCAATCTTTCTGCCGGCTGTAACGATCGAGCGGTACCTGCAGCGGTTGCGGCTAGCCAACTTTCACCTGACGGATCCGACCGTTATGCGAACGGATTCGTTATTACCGTTGGTGCTGTACTGGCGGAAGTTGCTCGGGAACTACTAG
- the LOC126557786 gene encoding tyrosine aminotransferase: protein MKDLADLPTTLHQLNTQRPIKSKRNRWNVAISDFARLTHNPIRAIVEGLNIEPNPNKPLIALSIGDPTTFGNLKPSPETIDAIRQAVEDGTGNGYAPANGHLEAREAVARYVQHQGPVTPNDVILCSGCSSSLDLCISVLGGPGKNILIPKPGFSIYRTLAEGFGIECRTYDLLPDRNWEADLVQLEQLIDEQTCALVVTNPGNPCGSVFPRAHLEAIVDIAERHFVPIIADEIYEHFVFPGHEFHAVSSLSNRVPVLSCGGLTKRFLVPGWRMGWIIVHDRDGVFGEVRRGLANLSVRILGSNTLVQRALPAILDNTPNDFFDDLVATLHRHAELAYKAIKQIRGLNPIMPGGAMYMMVGIDVEHFPEFETDLSFVEALVHEQSVFCLPGQCFEYPNYFRLVLTVPEKMIVEAVKRLEEFCEQHYKFDNDILLQQQNGLLNQMTQL, encoded by the exons ATGAAAGATCTGGCCGATCTACCAACGACGCTTCACCAACTCAACACTCAGCGCCCGATCAAGAGCAAGCGCAACCGATGGAACGTGGCAATTTCGGACTTCGCCCGGCTCACGCATAACCCGATCCGTGCCATCGTCGAGGGCCTTAATATCGAACCGAACCCGAACAAGCCCCTGATCGCTCTCTCCATCG GAGATCCGACCACGTTCGGAAACCTCAAACCCTCACCGGAAACAATCGATGCAATCCGCCAGGCAGTCGAGGACGGCACTGGCAACGGGTATGCACCAGCGAACGGCCATCTCGAAGCGCGGGAAGCAGTCGCCCGGTACGTCCAGCACCAGGGCCCAGTCACGCCGAACGATGTGATCCTGTGCAGTGGCTGCAGCAGCTCCCTGGACCTCTGCATCTCGGTGCTCGGCGGTCCGGGCAAGAATATTCTGATCCCGAAACCGGGCTTCTCGATCTACCGTACCCTGGCCGAAGGGTTCGGTATCGAGTGCCGCACGTACGACCTGCTGCCCGATCGCAACTGGGAGGCAGATTTAGTCCAGCTGGAGCAGCTGATCGACGAGCAGACGTGCGCACTGGTTGTCACCAATCCGGGCAACCCGTGCGGTAGCGTGTTTCCCCGTGCACATTTGGAAGCGATCGTCGACATTGCCGAGCGCCATTTTGTGCCAATCATTGCGGACGAGATATACGAACATTTCGTCTTTCCCGGCCATGAGTTTCACGCCGTCAGCTCACTTTCTAACCGTGTGCCGGTACTGTCTTGCGGTGGACTTACGAAGCGCTTCCTCGTACCTGGTTGGCGTATGGGATGGATCATTGTGCACGATCGGGACGGCGTCTTTGGTGAGGTTCGTCGCGGTTTAGCGAATCTGTCCGTTCGCATCCTCGGCAGCAACACGCTGGTGCAGCGTGCTCTGCCGGCTATTCTTGACAACACACCGAACGACTTCTTCGATGATCTAGTGGCTACATTGCAC CGCCACGCAGAGTTGGCATACAAAGCGATCAAACAAATACGCGGACTCAACCCGATCATGCCCGGTGGCGCGATGTACATGATGGTGGGCATCGATGTCGAACACTTTCCCGAGTTCGAAACAGACCTGAGTTTTGTCGAGGCGCTAGTCCACGAGCAGAGCGTGTTCTGTCTGCCTGGCCAGTGCTTCGAGTATCCCAACTACTTCCGGCTGGTGCTGACCGTACCGGAGAAGATGATTGTCGAGGCTGTGAAGCGGCTGGAGGAGTTCTGCGAGCAGCACTACAAGTTCGATAACGATATCCTGCTGCAGCAACAGAACGGACTGCTCAATCAGATGACACAGCTGTGA
- the LOC126558926 gene encoding uncharacterized protein LOC126558926, translating to MVLVQLRSLRSWLLASDRSLRDTLNSIFWLSCALGLVFLQFRRLVERLLRLGRVKGRKHGPIVQHLWNICFYTSATIFLLLYQMLLIRPEVMRESGKYFPQYNNAIFATACDPAKFEIITVVLVSFRVFGTVAKLSNGDYSVGFSNALCSFLLVYCFTQRLENYSILLNLYLAIYSAFEETFLLYASQTDQKHNIKLTVFVLLKCCTWSYLFLNLLPFEFLIPTLYTRRELFPLKLCFWLWYCSCVWNSPLLKLLYHKIYHPHPNDCAGGDSAVRCILSNDWQNFRHFRNLEHAYLELKLHQSREDANTAPTSEKATMTAFQTIKCVVTLKRKLKRMRENKEQLDKYK from the exons ATGGTGCTTGTTCAGCTACGCTCATTACGCTCCTGGCTGCTTGCTAGCGACCGCAGCCTGCGCGACACACTGAACAGCATCTTTTGGCTGAGTTGTGCCTTAGGGCTCGTTTTCCTACAGTTCCGGCGTCTGGTGGAG CGACTGTTGCGTTTGGGGCGTGTAAAAGGGCGAAAGCATGGACCGATTGTACAGCATCTGTGGAACATTTGCTTTTACACGAGCGCCACCATCTTTCTGCTGCTCTACCAGATGCTGCTGATCCGTCCGGAAGTTATGCGAGAAAGTGGCAAATACTTTCCACAGTACAACAATGCCATCTTTGCTACCGCCTGCGATCCGGCCAAGTTTGAGATCATCACAGTCGTGCTGGTATCGTTCCGGGTGTTTGGTACGGTTGCGAAGCTGTCCAACGGTGACTACTCGGTAGGATTCTCCAACGCCCTCTGTTCGTTCTTGCTGGTGTATTGCTTCACGCAGCGGCTTGAGAATTACAGCATCCTGCTCAATCTTTACCTCGCGATCTACAGTGCGTTCGAGGAAACGTTTCTACTGTACGCTTCGCAAACAGACCAAAAGCACAATATTAAGCTGACGGTTTTTGTGCTGCTCAAGTGTTGCACCTG GAGCTATTTATTCCTTAATTTATTACCGTTTGAGTTCCTTATACCGACGCTCTATACTCGCCGGGAGCTGTTTCCGCTCAAGCTATGCTTCTGGCTTTGGTACTGCTCGTGCGTTTGGAACTCGCCACTGCTGAAGTTGCTGTACCACAAGATTTACCATCCACACCCGAACGACTGTGCCGGTGGTGATTCGGCCGTCCGATGTATACTGTCGAACGATTGGCAAAACTTTCGACACTTCCGTAACCTGGAACATGCCTACCTCGAGTTGAAGCTGCATCAAAG CCGCGAAGATGCTAATACTGCACCGACTAGCGAAAAAGCCACAATGACCGCTTTCCAAACAATCAAAT gTGTCGTAACCTTAAAACGAAAGCTAAAACGTATGCGCGAAAACAAGGAGCAGCTCGACAAATATAAGTAA
- the LOC126568822 gene encoding acetylcholine receptor subunit alpha-like: MRLLHGVYFTIFAVVSVCGGNPDAKRLYDDLLSNYNKLVRPVVNVTDALTVKIKLKLSQLIDVNLKNQIMTTNLWVEQTWYDYKLKWEPKEYGGVEMLHVPSDHIWRPDIVLYNNADGNFEVTLATKATLNYTGRVEWRPPAIYKSSCEIDVEYFPFDEQTCVMKFGSWTYDGFQVDLRHIDEMNETNVVEVGVDLSEFYTSVEWDILEVPAVRNEKFYTCCDEPYLDITFNITMRRKTLFYTVNLIIPCMGISFLTILVFYLPSDSGEKVSLSISILLSLTVFFLLLAEIIPPTSLVVPLLGKFVLFTMILDTFSICVTVIVLNIHFRSPQTHTMAPWVRTIFINHLPKLLVMRRPIYQPLHHFSAASQRFMLRSCNSLGDHIPPLPPTIAFDPSVLLDHHLLDSSESLNTCRLHGSPTHLHNHRSGGGRHHHHHHHNALVRGMDLMDDMPLPYHDHNHHNSPMSPINFNLLSAASTAVPNPQSTTGATNITTGTGGLLDPNSTFHKSLAAANTNDSKATANLMLKGTAAAGHLSCCNSLFLNDLQQAATAAAVTTGATTADLLLGDNGVAVPLNNNLPTNVLPSGMIINTTDTGTTVPAGVGTGGKGDKTSQNRNRWLECPELTKAMDGVTYIADHTRKEEESSRVKEDWKYVAMVLDRLFLWIFTIAVVFGTAGIILQAPTLYDTRVPIDIKMSEIATTTAKPYIAKPIL; this comes from the exons ATGAGGCTACTACACGGTGTATATTTTACCATATTTGCCGTCGTTTCCG TGTGTGGTGGCAATCCAGATGCCAAGCGACTGTATGATGATCTGCTCAGCAACTATAACAAGCTTGTCCGGCCGGTAGTAAATGTGACCGATGCGCTCACGGTCAAGATTAAACTCAAGCTGTCACAGCTGATCGATGTG AACTTGAAGAACCAAATCATGACGACGAACCTGTGGGTAGAGCAGACCTGGTACGACTACAAGCTGAAGTGGGAACCGAAAGAGTATGGTGGCGTCGAGATGCTGCACGTACCCTCCGATCACATCTGGCGCCCGGACATTGTGCTGTACAACAATGCGGACGGCAACTTTGAGGTGACGCTCGCTACGAAAGCTACGCTTAATTACACCGGCCGGGTCGAATGGCGCCCGCCGGCCATCTACAAAAGCTCGTGCGAAATCGACGTCGAGTACTTCCCGTTCGATGAGCAGACGTGCGTTATGAAGTTTGGCAGCTGGACGTACGATGGTTTCcag GTGGATCTGCGTCACATCGACGAGATGAACGAAACGAACGTCGTCGAGGTCGGTGTCGATTTGTCCGAGTTCTACACATCCGTAGAGTGGGATATATTGGAGGTACCTGCCGTAAG GAATGAGAAGTTCTACACGTGCTGCGATGAACCATACCTGGACATTACGTTCAATATTACGATGCGCCGTAAGACGCTGTTCTACACCGTCAACCTAATCATTCCCTGCATGGGCATTAGCTTCCTTACCATATTGGTGTTCTACCTACCATCGGACAGTGGTGAAAAG GTATCGTTAAGCATATCCATTCTGCTATCGTTGACTGTGTTTTtcctgctgctggcggaaatTATTCCGCCCACATCGTTGGTGGTCCCGCTGCTAGGCAAATTCGTCCTGTTCACGATGATACTGGACACGTTCAG TATATGTGTAACTGTGATCGTGCTCAACATTCATTTCCGGTCGCCCCAAACGCACACGATGGCACCGTGGGTAAGAACCATCTTCATCAACCATCTACCCAAGTTGCTTGTGATGCGTCGCCCGATCTACCAACCGTTACATCACTTCAG TGCCGCCTCCCAGCGGTTCATGCTACGCTCGTGCAACAGCCTCGGTGATCATATTCCACCACTTCCGCCCACGATCGCGTTTGATCCGTCGGTACTGCTCGATCACCATTTGCTCGATTCCAGCGAAAG CCTCAATACCTGTCGACTGCACGGTAGCCCGACGCACCTTCACAATCATCGGTCGGGCGGTGGTcgacaccatcaccatcatcaccacaacgCGCTGGTACGTGGGATGGACCTGATGGACGATATGCCACTGCCATATCACGACCATAACCATCACAACTCGCCCATGTCCCCGATAAACTTCAATCTGCTGAGTGCGGCTAGTACAGCGGTACCGAACCCGCAAAGCACTACAGGTGCGACCAACATCACCACCGGTACCGGTGGGTTGCTTGACCCGAACAGCACCTTCCACAAGAGTCTGGCGGCGGCCAACACGAACGACAGCAAAGCAACTGCCAACCTGATGCTGAAGGGTACGGCCGCAGCTGGCCATCTGAGCTGTTGTAACAGCTTGTTCCTGAACGATCTGCAGCAGGCAGCGACGGCAGCAGCCGTCACTACCGGTGCCACCACAGCTGATCTACTGCTCGGCGATAATGGCGTCGCTGTACCGCTCAACAATAATCTGCCCACGAACGTGCTGCCAAGCGGGATGATTATCAACACGACGGATACGGGCACAACGGTTCCGGCGGGGGTGGGCACAGGTGGTAAGGGTGACAAGACTTCCCAGAACCGTAACCGGTGGCTGGAATGTCCCGAGCTGACCAAGGCAATGGATGGCGTGACGTACATTGCTGACCATACCAGGAAAGAGGAGGAAAGCTCAAGG GTAAAGGAGGACTGGAAGTACGTAGCGATGGTGCTGGACCGATTGTTTCTGTGGATCTTCACGATAGCGGTCGTGTTTGGTACGGCCGGCATCATTTTACAGGCACCAACGCTGTACGATACGCGCGTACCGATCGACATTAAGATGTCGGAAATAGCCACTACGACAGCGAAACCTTACATCGCCAAACCCATACTATAA